One region of Motacilla alba alba isolate MOTALB_02 chromosome 24, Motacilla_alba_V1.0_pri, whole genome shotgun sequence genomic DNA includes:
- the PHLDB1 gene encoding pleckstrin homology-like domain family B member 1 isoform X13, with amino-acid sequence MSLSWRPVQLWGLLVPGVGRPGLSRQRCAGCTRAVGCSAVTEPDPLAFAAFTASHGGNKRRVLQAAAGEERPPCPSQQWGAGWGGRAPAPHSCSGAGWRGAASPAGRAGLTRQPMSGTIRRLQEGTMEAPGRTPTSPTHRVQTVIQNSPLDLIDTGKGLKVQTEKPHLVSLGSGRLSTAITLLPLEEGRTTIGTAAADIVLQGPGLAPQHCYIENVRGTLTLHPCGNACAIDGVPLQRPTHLSQGCTICLGQATFLRFNHPAEAKWIKSMIPTGGRSPSALYGLPAKSEALVNGGHQVSERGCHSHSSLVSSIEKDLQDIMDSLVLEESASPGIQKPPACGRSPLSPVVNGGGRCLLSPPASPGAASGGSSYENFSPLSSPASSSSYTSPSLSSQEQGPAVPPPLPLRSSSYNHTVQPPALPAGGSGEPWPAERLGDHRAGSPRLAPRVAPRPRGALQERPPSPFREPRDSLAPSRQPASRAVPEARLQPPESPRAARRNIESMRELPPLSPSLSRRAASPRLAPDAPSPQPRLGRDVPGSPRTRRKGPEESKGAGRPSPPLLPENPTRRPSFSTSLSPTYGLGSSAVPSPRQSPRAPRKPLGDPRLPAGSRERKNSITEISDNEDELLEYHRRQRQERVREQEMERLERQRLETILNLCAEYTKTGSTELLAGDTDAGQWVPRGATALGHAVEELQQRESVERSDEENLKEECSSTESTHHEHEKLTGPRAKEAQRLEEERAGVLGRLEQLKGRVKELEQQLQETSREAEMERALLQGERESEVLRLRQEQEAVQQLQEKLSSLDASIRKERDKEAEALETEAKLFEDLEFQQLERESHLEEEREARGQQLLQSRAECHRSIARRKERVAALDAQAAQIRLQSAQEAERLARERSSVLQLLQKEKEKLMSLERRYQLVTGGRSFPKMSSALREVYRAKTEGGAGVLTPRMKSGTPSSSQLNLSVLERSPSPKGPPSPAGSLSRNLVATLQDIETKRQLALQQKGRQVIEEQKRRLAELKQKAAAEAQSQWEALHGQPPFPTAFPRLVHHSILHHSRPHGAGPRAEELDHAYDTLSLESSDSMDTSISIGNNSACSPDNISSASGMETGKIEEMEKMLKEAQEEKSRLMESREREMELRQQALEDERWRREQLERRLQDETARRQKLVEKEVKLREKHFSQARPLTRYLPIRKEDFNLRLHIESSGHSVDTCYHIILTEKMCKGYLVKMGGKIKSWKKRWFVFDRMKRTLSYYVDKHETKLKGVIYFQAIEEVYYDHLRSAAKSPNPALTFCVKTHDRLYYMVAPSAEAMRIWMDVIVTGAEGYTQFMN; translated from the exons ATGTCCCTGTCCTGGCGcccagtgcagctctggggcctgCTGGTTCCTGGTGTGGG GAGGCCGGGGCTGAGTAGGCAGCGCTGCGCGGGGTGCACGAGGGCCGTGGGCTGTTCGGCGGTAACCGAGCCCGACCCCTTGGCATTTGCTGCCTTCACCGCTTCCCACGGCGGGAACAAGCGGCGCGTTCTGCAGGCGGCGGCGGGAGAAGAAAGGCCGCCTTGTCCGTCCCAGCAGTGGGGCGCCGGCTGgggcggccgcgctcccgccccgcATTCCTGCAGCGGAGCcggctggagaggggctgcaTCCCCAGCAGGACGGGCTGGGCTGACGAGACAG CCCATGTCCGGCACCATCCGGCGTCTCCAGGAAGGCACCATGGAGGCACCTGGCAGGACCCCCACCAGCCCGACCCACAGGGTGCAGACTGTCATCCAG AACAGCCCCCTGGACCTGATTGACACGGGCAAGGGGCTGAAGGTGCAGACAGAGAAGCCACATTTGGTGAGCCTGGGCAGCGGTCggctcagcactgccatcaCACTCCTGCCCCTGGAGGAAG ggaggacCACCATTGGCACGGCTGCGGCAGACATCGTCCTGCAGGGCCCCGGTCTGGCGCCCCAGCACTGCTACATCGAGAACGTGCGAGGGACACTGACCCTGCACCCCTGTGGCAACGCCTGTGCCATCGACGGCGTGCCACTGCAGCGGCCCACGCACCTCAGCCAAG GGTGCACCATCTGCCTGGGCCAGGCCACCTTCCTCCGCTTCAACCACCCTGCTGAGGCCAAGTGGATTAAGAGCATGATCCCCACGGGGGGCAGAAGCCCGTCGGCTCTCTACGGGCTACCAGCAA AATCCGAGGCCCTGGTGAATGGTGGCCACCAGGTGTCAGAGCGTGGGtgtcacagccacagctcccttGTCAGCTCCATCGAGAAGGACCTGCAGGACATCATGGACTCACTGGTGCTGGAGGAGTCTGCATCCCCTGGCATCCAGAAGCCACCTGCCTGTGGCCGATCCCCCCTCTCCCCTGTGGTGAATGGGGGTGGGCgctgcctcctgtcccctccagccagccctggggccgCCTCGGGGGGCTCCAGCTATGAGAacttctctcccctctcctccccagccagcagcagtagCTACACCAGCCCCTCACTCAGCAGCCAAGAGCAGGGCCCAGCCGTGCCGCCCCCTCTCCCACTCCGCTCCTCCAGCTACAACCACACTGTTCAGCCACCCGCTCTGCCTGCTGGGGGTTCTGGTGAGCCTTGGCCAGCCGAGAGGCTCGGGGACCACCGGGCGGGCAGCCCCCGGCTGGCGCCCAGGGTggcgccgcggccgcggggggCCCTGCAGGAGCGGCCCCCCAGTCCCTTCCGGGAGCCGCGGGACTCGCTGGCCCCCAGCCGGCAGCCCGCCAGCAGGGCGGTCCCCGAGGCCCGGCTGCAGCCCCCCGAGAGCCCACGGGCCGCCCGGAGGAACATCGAGAGCATGCGGGAGCTGCCTCCCCTGAGTCCCTCCTTGTCACGCCGGGCTGCCAGCCCCCGGCTGGCCCCTGAcgccccctccccacagccccggcTGGGCAGGGATGTGCCCGGCAGTCCCCGTACCAGGCGCAAGGGCCCGGAGGAGTCGAAAGGTGCTGGGCGCCCTTCTCCCCCACTGCTGCCAGAGAACCCCACACGCCGCCCCAGTTTCAGTACTTCCCTGAGCCCAACATACGGGCTGGGCTCCTCGGCTGTGCCCTCGCCCCGGCAGAGCCCCCGTGCCCCCAGGAAGCCTTTGGGGGACCCCCGGCTGCCAGCGGGGTCACGGGAGCGCAAGAACAGCATCACTGAGATCAGTGACAACGAGGACGAGTTGCTGGAGTACCATCGGCGGCAGCGGCAGGAGCGGGTTCGGGAGCAGGAGATGGAGCGCCTG GAGCGGCAGCGCCTGGAGACCATCCTGAACCTGTGTGCCGAGTACACCAAGACAGGCAGCACGGAGCTCCTGGCTGGTGACACAGATGCTGGCCAGTGGGTGCCCAGGGGTGCCACGGCTCTGGGCCATGctgtggaagagctgcagcagagggagagcGTGGAGAGGTCAGATGAGGAGAACCTGAAGGAggagtgcagcagcactgagagtACCCACCACGAG CACGAGAAGCTGACGGGCCCCCGGGCCAAGGAGGCACAGCGGCTGGAGGAGGAGCGTGCCGGTGTCCTCGGACGCCTGGAGCAGCTCAAGGGTCGTGtcaaggagctggagcagcagctgcaggagacaTCACGAGAG GCAGAGATGGAgcgggctctgctgcagggtgagCGGGAATCGGAGGTGCTGCGGCTGcggcaggagcaggaggctgtgcagcagctgcaggagaagctcTCCAGCCTGGACGCCAGCATCCGCAAGGAGCGGGACAAG GAGGCAGAGGCACTGGAGACGGAGGCCAAGCTGTTTGAGGACCTGGagttccagcagctggagcgAGAGAGCCACCTGGAAGAGGAGCGCGAGGCGCGcggccagcagctgctgcagagccggGCCGAGTGCCACCGGAGCATCGCGCGCAGGAAG gagcgcgtggctgccctggatgcccaggctgcccagattCGGCTTCAGAGCGCCCAGGAGGCCGAGCGCCTGGCCCGGGAGCGGAGCAGcgtcctgcagctcctgcagaag gagaaggagaagctcATGTCTCTGGAGAGGCGATACCAGCTTGTCACGGGTGGCAGGAGCTTCCCAAAAATGTCCTCAGCTCTCCGAGAG GTCTATCGTGCAAAAACAGAGGGTGGTGCTGGTGTCCTCACCCCTCGGATGAAGAGCGGGACCCCTTCGTCCTCGCAGCTCAACCTCTCCGTGCTGGAGCGCAGCCCCTCCCCCAAG GGCCCCCCCAGCCCGGCGGGCAGCCTGTCCCGCAACCTGGTGGCCACGCTGCAGGACATCGAGACCAAGCgccagctggccctgcagcagaagG GTCGGCAGGTGATTGAGGAGCAGAAACGGCGGCTCGCAGAGCtgaagcagaaagcagctgctgaggcgCAGTCCCAGTGGGAAGCCCTGCATGGGCAGCCCCCCTTCCCCACTGCCTTCCCCCGGCTTGTGCACCACTCCATCCTCCACCACAGCCGTCCCCATGGCGCCGGGCCCCGGGCTGAGGAGCTGGACCATGCATATGACACGCTCAGCTTGGAGAGCTCAGACAGCATGGACACCAGCATCTCCATCGGCAACAACTCTGCCTGCTCACCTGACAACATCTCCAG TGCCAGCGGGATGGAGACAGGGAAGATTGAGGAGATGGAGAAGATGCTGAAGGAGGCACAGGAGGAGAAGTCGCGGTTGATGGAGTCCCGG GAGCGGGAGATGGAGCTGCGCCAGCAGGCGCTGGAGGATGAGCGCTGGCGGCGGGAGCAGCTGGAGCGCCGGCTGCAGGATGAGACTGCGCGGCGGCAGAAGCTGGTGGAGAAGGAGGTCAAGCTGCGGGAGAAGCACTTCTCACAG GCTCGTCCCCTGACACGCTACCTCCCCATCCGCAAGGAGGATTTCAACCTGCGGCTGCACATCGAGTCCTCGGGCCACAGCGTTGACACGTGCTACCACATCATCCTGACGGAGAAGATGTGCAAGGGCTACCTGGTCAAGATGGGTGGGAAGATCAAGTCTTGGAAGAAGCGCTGGTTTGTCTTTGACCGCATGAAGCGCACCCTCTCCTACTACGTGG ATAAACACGAGACCAAGCTGAAGGGTGTTATCTACTTCCAAGCCATTGAAGAGGTTTACTATGACCACCTCCGCAGTGCTGCCAAG AGCCCCAACCCCGCGCTCACTTTCTGTGTCAAGACCCACGACCGACTCTACTACATGGTGGCACCATCGGCCGAGGCCATGCGCATCTGGATGGACGTCATTGTCACCGGGGCAGAGGGCTACACCCAGTTCATGAACTGA
- the PHLDB1 gene encoding pleckstrin homology-like domain family B member 1 isoform X6 — MSLSWRPVQLWGLLVPGVGRPGLSRQRCAGCTRAVGCSAVTEPDPLAFAAFTASHGGNKRRVLQAAAGEERPPCPSQQWGAGWGGRAPAPHSCSGAGWRGAASPAGRAGLTRQPMSGTIRRLQEGTMEAPGRTPTSPTHRVQTVIQNSPLDLIDTGKGLKVQTEKPHLVSLGSGRLSTAITLLPLEEGRTTIGTAAADIVLQGPGLAPQHCYIENVRGTLTLHPCGNACAIDGVPLQRPTHLSQGCTICLGQATFLRFNHPAEAKWIKSMIPTGGRSPSALYGLPAKSEALVNGGHQVSERGCHSHSSLVSSIEKDLQDIMDSLVLEESASPGIQKPPACGRSPLSPVVNGGGRCLLSPPASPGAASGGSSYENFSPLSSPASSSSYTSPSLSSQEQGPAVPPPLPLRSSSYNHTVQPPALPAGGSGEPWPAERLGDHRAGSPRLAPRVAPRPRGALQERPPSPFREPRDSLAPSRQPASRAVPEARLQPPESPRAARRNIESMRELPPLSPSLSRRAASPRLAPDAPSPQPRLGRDVPGSPRTRRKGPEESKGAGRPSPPLLPENPTRRPSFSTSLSPTYGLGSSAVPSPRQSPRAPRKPLGDPRLPAGSRERKNSITEISDNEDELLEYHRRQRQERVREQEMERLERQRLETILNLCAEYTKTGSTELLAGDTDAGQWVPRGATALGHAVEELQQRESVERSDEENLKEECSSTESTHHEHEKLTGPRAKEAQRLEEERAGVLGRLEQLKGRVKELEQQLQETSREAEMERALLQGERESEVLRLRQEQEAVQQLQEKLSSLDASIRKERDKERAKVDAERKELEQLQALYHESKSHLDKCPESMREQLQEQMRREAEALETEAKLFEDLEFQQLERESHLEEEREARGQQLLQSRAECHRSIARRKERVAALDAQAAQIRLQSAQEAERLARERSSVLQLLQKEKEKLMSLERRYQLVTGGRSFPKMSSALREETLHISEPYELLEGTKPLSPLPAAAASLASPATYSYPKAQEEYMRLSDVFRFCSNAHGPSLDTKASAAAPAAAQRSFLLAAAPTANEVYRAKTEGGAGVLTPRMKSGTPSSSQLNLSVLERSPSPKGPPSPAGSLSRNLVATLQDIETKRQLALQQKAQLLPAEPLQPGNLPGRQVIEEQKRRLAELKQKAAAEAQSQWEALHGQPPFPTAFPRLVHHSILHHSRPHGAGPRAEELDHAYDTLSLESSDSMDTSISIGNNSACSPDNISSASGMETGKIEEMEKMLKEAQEEKSRLMESREREMELRQQALEDERWRREQLERRLQDETARRQKLVEKEVKLREKHFSQARPLTRYLPIRKEDFNLRLHIESSGHSVDTCYHIILTEKMCKGYLVKMGGKIKSWKKRWFVFDRMKRTLSYYVDKHETKLKGVIYFQAIEEVYYDHLRSAAKSPNPALTFCVKTHDRLYYMVAPSAEAMRIWMDVIVTGAEGYTQFMN; from the exons ATGTCCCTGTCCTGGCGcccagtgcagctctggggcctgCTGGTTCCTGGTGTGGG GAGGCCGGGGCTGAGTAGGCAGCGCTGCGCGGGGTGCACGAGGGCCGTGGGCTGTTCGGCGGTAACCGAGCCCGACCCCTTGGCATTTGCTGCCTTCACCGCTTCCCACGGCGGGAACAAGCGGCGCGTTCTGCAGGCGGCGGCGGGAGAAGAAAGGCCGCCTTGTCCGTCCCAGCAGTGGGGCGCCGGCTGgggcggccgcgctcccgccccgcATTCCTGCAGCGGAGCcggctggagaggggctgcaTCCCCAGCAGGACGGGCTGGGCTGACGAGACAG CCCATGTCCGGCACCATCCGGCGTCTCCAGGAAGGCACCATGGAGGCACCTGGCAGGACCCCCACCAGCCCGACCCACAGGGTGCAGACTGTCATCCAG AACAGCCCCCTGGACCTGATTGACACGGGCAAGGGGCTGAAGGTGCAGACAGAGAAGCCACATTTGGTGAGCCTGGGCAGCGGTCggctcagcactgccatcaCACTCCTGCCCCTGGAGGAAG ggaggacCACCATTGGCACGGCTGCGGCAGACATCGTCCTGCAGGGCCCCGGTCTGGCGCCCCAGCACTGCTACATCGAGAACGTGCGAGGGACACTGACCCTGCACCCCTGTGGCAACGCCTGTGCCATCGACGGCGTGCCACTGCAGCGGCCCACGCACCTCAGCCAAG GGTGCACCATCTGCCTGGGCCAGGCCACCTTCCTCCGCTTCAACCACCCTGCTGAGGCCAAGTGGATTAAGAGCATGATCCCCACGGGGGGCAGAAGCCCGTCGGCTCTCTACGGGCTACCAGCAA AATCCGAGGCCCTGGTGAATGGTGGCCACCAGGTGTCAGAGCGTGGGtgtcacagccacagctcccttGTCAGCTCCATCGAGAAGGACCTGCAGGACATCATGGACTCACTGGTGCTGGAGGAGTCTGCATCCCCTGGCATCCAGAAGCCACCTGCCTGTGGCCGATCCCCCCTCTCCCCTGTGGTGAATGGGGGTGGGCgctgcctcctgtcccctccagccagccctggggccgCCTCGGGGGGCTCCAGCTATGAGAacttctctcccctctcctccccagccagcagcagtagCTACACCAGCCCCTCACTCAGCAGCCAAGAGCAGGGCCCAGCCGTGCCGCCCCCTCTCCCACTCCGCTCCTCCAGCTACAACCACACTGTTCAGCCACCCGCTCTGCCTGCTGGGGGTTCTGGTGAGCCTTGGCCAGCCGAGAGGCTCGGGGACCACCGGGCGGGCAGCCCCCGGCTGGCGCCCAGGGTggcgccgcggccgcggggggCCCTGCAGGAGCGGCCCCCCAGTCCCTTCCGGGAGCCGCGGGACTCGCTGGCCCCCAGCCGGCAGCCCGCCAGCAGGGCGGTCCCCGAGGCCCGGCTGCAGCCCCCCGAGAGCCCACGGGCCGCCCGGAGGAACATCGAGAGCATGCGGGAGCTGCCTCCCCTGAGTCCCTCCTTGTCACGCCGGGCTGCCAGCCCCCGGCTGGCCCCTGAcgccccctccccacagccccggcTGGGCAGGGATGTGCCCGGCAGTCCCCGTACCAGGCGCAAGGGCCCGGAGGAGTCGAAAGGTGCTGGGCGCCCTTCTCCCCCACTGCTGCCAGAGAACCCCACACGCCGCCCCAGTTTCAGTACTTCCCTGAGCCCAACATACGGGCTGGGCTCCTCGGCTGTGCCCTCGCCCCGGCAGAGCCCCCGTGCCCCCAGGAAGCCTTTGGGGGACCCCCGGCTGCCAGCGGGGTCACGGGAGCGCAAGAACAGCATCACTGAGATCAGTGACAACGAGGACGAGTTGCTGGAGTACCATCGGCGGCAGCGGCAGGAGCGGGTTCGGGAGCAGGAGATGGAGCGCCTG GAGCGGCAGCGCCTGGAGACCATCCTGAACCTGTGTGCCGAGTACACCAAGACAGGCAGCACGGAGCTCCTGGCTGGTGACACAGATGCTGGCCAGTGGGTGCCCAGGGGTGCCACGGCTCTGGGCCATGctgtggaagagctgcagcagagggagagcGTGGAGAGGTCAGATGAGGAGAACCTGAAGGAggagtgcagcagcactgagagtACCCACCACGAG CACGAGAAGCTGACGGGCCCCCGGGCCAAGGAGGCACAGCGGCTGGAGGAGGAGCGTGCCGGTGTCCTCGGACGCCTGGAGCAGCTCAAGGGTCGTGtcaaggagctggagcagcagctgcaggagacaTCACGAGAG GCAGAGATGGAgcgggctctgctgcagggtgagCGGGAATCGGAGGTGCTGCGGCTGcggcaggagcaggaggctgtgcagcagctgcaggagaagctcTCCAGCCTGGACGCCAGCATCCGCAAGGAGCGGGACAAG GAAAGGGCAAAGGTTGATGCTGAAAGGAAGGAGCTAGAGCAACTCCAGGCGCTTTACCATGAGTCGAAGAGCCACCTTGATAAGTGCCCCGAGTCAATGCGGGAGCAATTGCAGGAGCAGATGCGAAGG GAGGCAGAGGCACTGGAGACGGAGGCCAAGCTGTTTGAGGACCTGGagttccagcagctggagcgAGAGAGCCACCTGGAAGAGGAGCGCGAGGCGCGcggccagcagctgctgcagagccggGCCGAGTGCCACCGGAGCATCGCGCGCAGGAAG gagcgcgtggctgccctggatgcccaggctgcccagattCGGCTTCAGAGCGCCCAGGAGGCCGAGCGCCTGGCCCGGGAGCGGAGCAGcgtcctgcagctcctgcagaag gagaaggagaagctcATGTCTCTGGAGAGGCGATACCAGCTTGTCACGGGTGGCAGGAGCTTCCCAAAAATGTCCTCAGCTCTCCGAGAG GAGACCCTCCACATCTCAGAACCTTATGAGCTGTTGGAGGGAACTAagcccctgagccccctgccagcagcagctgcctccttaGCTTCTCCTGCCACCTACTCCTACCCCAAGGCACAAGAG GAGTACATGAGGCTGTCTGACGTTTTCAGGTTCTGCAGCAATGCACATGGCCCCAGCCTGGACACTaaagcttctgctgctgcccctgctgccgCTCAGCGCTCTTTCTTgcttgctgcagctcccacagccaaCGAG GTCTATCGTGCAAAAACAGAGGGTGGTGCTGGTGTCCTCACCCCTCGGATGAAGAGCGGGACCCCTTCGTCCTCGCAGCTCAACCTCTCCGTGCTGGAGCGCAGCCCCTCCCCCAAG GGCCCCCCCAGCCCGGCGGGCAGCCTGTCCCGCAACCTGGTGGCCACGCTGCAGGACATCGAGACCAAGCgccagctggccctgcagcagaagG cccagctgctcccagcagagcccttgCAGCCAGGCAATCTACCAG GTCGGCAGGTGATTGAGGAGCAGAAACGGCGGCTCGCAGAGCtgaagcagaaagcagctgctgaggcgCAGTCCCAGTGGGAAGCCCTGCATGGGCAGCCCCCCTTCCCCACTGCCTTCCCCCGGCTTGTGCACCACTCCATCCTCCACCACAGCCGTCCCCATGGCGCCGGGCCCCGGGCTGAGGAGCTGGACCATGCATATGACACGCTCAGCTTGGAGAGCTCAGACAGCATGGACACCAGCATCTCCATCGGCAACAACTCTGCCTGCTCACCTGACAACATCTCCAG TGCCAGCGGGATGGAGACAGGGAAGATTGAGGAGATGGAGAAGATGCTGAAGGAGGCACAGGAGGAGAAGTCGCGGTTGATGGAGTCCCGG GAGCGGGAGATGGAGCTGCGCCAGCAGGCGCTGGAGGATGAGCGCTGGCGGCGGGAGCAGCTGGAGCGCCGGCTGCAGGATGAGACTGCGCGGCGGCAGAAGCTGGTGGAGAAGGAGGTCAAGCTGCGGGAGAAGCACTTCTCACAG GCTCGTCCCCTGACACGCTACCTCCCCATCCGCAAGGAGGATTTCAACCTGCGGCTGCACATCGAGTCCTCGGGCCACAGCGTTGACACGTGCTACCACATCATCCTGACGGAGAAGATGTGCAAGGGCTACCTGGTCAAGATGGGTGGGAAGATCAAGTCTTGGAAGAAGCGCTGGTTTGTCTTTGACCGCATGAAGCGCACCCTCTCCTACTACGTGG ATAAACACGAGACCAAGCTGAAGGGTGTTATCTACTTCCAAGCCATTGAAGAGGTTTACTATGACCACCTCCGCAGTGCTGCCAAG AGCCCCAACCCCGCGCTCACTTTCTGTGTCAAGACCCACGACCGACTCTACTACATGGTGGCACCATCGGCCGAGGCCATGCGCATCTGGATGGACGTCATTGTCACCGGGGCAGAGGGCTACACCCAGTTCATGAACTGA